CCGTGTGGCGGGGAGCCGGCCGGGCCTTCCTGCTCATCGAGGACCTGACTGGCTCCTGCTTCGAGCCACTGCCCCAGGGTCTGCTGCTCCACGAGCTGCCTGACCGCCGCAGCTGCCTGGCAGCCGGCCACCAGTGGCGAGGCTACACCGTCTCCTCCCACACCTTCCTGCTCACCTTTTGCTGCCTGCTCATGGCAGAGGAAGCAGCTGTGTTCGCCAAGTACCTGGCCCATGGGCTTCCTGCCGGCGCCCCACTGCGCCTTGTCTTCCTGCTGAACGTGCTGCTGCTGGGCCTCTGGAACTTCTTGCTGCTCTGTACCGTCATCTATTTCCACCAGTACACTCACAAGGTGGTGGGCGCCGCAGTGGGCACCTTTGCCTGGTACCTCACCTATGGCAGCTGGTATCATCAGCCCTGGTCTCCAGGGAGCCCAGGCCATGGGCTCTTCCCCCGT
This genomic stretch from Homo sapiens chromosome 14, GRCh38.p14 Primary Assembly harbors:
- the FITM1 gene encoding fat storage-inducing transmembrane protein 1, whose translation is MERGPVVGAGLGAGARIQALLGCLLKVLLWVASALLYFGSEQAARLLGSPCLRRLYHAWLAAVVIFGPLLQFHVNPRTIFASHGNFFNIKFVNSAWGWTCTFLGGFVLLVVFLATRRVAVTARHLSRLVVGAAVWRGAGRAFLLIEDLTGSCFEPLPQGLLLHELPDRRSCLAAGHQWRGYTVSSHTFLLTFCCLLMAEEAAVFAKYLAHGLPAGAPLRLVFLLNVLLLGLWNFLLLCTVIYFHQYTHKVVGAAVGTFAWYLTYGSWYHQPWSPGSPGHGLFPRPHSSRKHN